One window from the genome of Lynx canadensis isolate LIC74 chromosome E3, mLynCan4.pri.v2, whole genome shotgun sequence encodes:
- the CCDC78 gene encoding coiled-coil domain-containing protein 78 isoform X2 — MEHAAAPGPRPEPPPWATENVLRQAEDWTTSLKTELPSDLQLSEEQRLQISKELVDLQITTHHLQEQHEAELFELKSEVLRLESRVLELELHGDCAAPAEADLGRRQKLAQGLGHKAQEQAQPEDFLTPKTEQQKLGNSLQGEWQRVLEQHRAQKQALETRVADLGRRLQGAREEARMAGQRLATQAMVLSACQGQLRQAEAENAQLQLQLKKLNQEYAIQLQRCAQAVTVSTTWGWPCAGWEASGPAEPKPGPSALGCFRETPWARPAARPNLLHRGNRGRKCGPNQAPPLSALAPPPPPAPPNLLQESAKRTGQVPEAAALRTFLETTLEDIRAAHRSREQQLARAARAYRKRLADLSRRHEELLANHSVQQVPAEPSGAPWTPKATFDAATSDLEPLPLHLVTKLSHLPENQARLETKFWKLQAQPFQSNGLMTLLLFLQKGPSGASQGSTSEPQGQEPASWAQIHQKLRDFSRGTQAELECERAKLLVRATMAEEQLSELQDYVDQHLGRYKQEILRLRKLMGTEDACKVGATPPVKPQHSKTRSR; from the exons ATGGAGCATGcggcagccccaggccccaggccggAGCCCCCACCCTGGGCCACTGAGAAT GTTCTGCGGCAGGCCGAGGACTGGACAACCAGCCTCAAGACAGAGCTTCCCTCAGATCTACAACTGAGTGAGGAGCAGCGGCTGCAG ATCTCCAAGGAGTTGGTTGACCTGCAGATCACAACGCATCACTTGCAGGAGCAACACGAGGCTGAACTCTTCGAGCTGAAGAGTGAG GTCCTGCGGCTGGAGAGCCGGGTGCTGGAGCTGGAGCTGCATGGAGATTGTGCAGCCCCGGCAGAGGCTGACCTGGGGCGCCGACAGAAGCTGGCACAGGGGCTTGGGCACAAGGCCCAGGAGCAG GCACAGCCTGAGGACTTTTTGACCCCTAAGACCGAACAACAGAAGCTGGGGAACAGT CTCCAGGGGGAATGGCAGCGAGTGCTGGAGCAGCACAGGGCCCAGAAGCAGGCACTGGAGACCCGCGT GGCAGATCTGGGTCGGCGGCTGCAGGGAGCCCGAGAGGAGGCCAGGATGGCTGGGCAGCGACTGGCCACACAAGCCATG GTATTGTCTGCCTGCCAGGGCCAGCTCCGCCAGGCTGAGGCGGAGAACGCCCAGCTGCAGCTGCAGCTCAAGAAGCTGAACCAAGAGTATGCCATCCAGCTGCAGCGATGTGCCCAAGCCGTGACCGTGAGCACCACCTGGGGGTGGCCCTGTGCTGGGTGGGAGGCTTCGGGTCCCGCGGAGCCCAAGCCTGGCCCGAGTGCGCTGGGCTGCTTCCGGGAGACCCCGTGGGCCCGGCCTGCCGCACGGCCTAATCTGCTCCACAGAGGGAACCGTGGGAGGAAGTGTGGGCCCAACCAGGCCCCGCCCTTGTCagccctggccccacccccacccccagccccgcccaaTCTCCTCCAGGAGTCTGCAAAGCGCACCGGCCAGGTGCCGGAAGCCGCAGCCCTTAGGACGTTCCTGGAGACCACTCTGGAGGACATCCGGGCAGCACACCGCAGCCGTGAACAGCAGTTGGCCCGGGCTGCTCGCGCCTACCGCAAGCGCCTGGCAGATCTGAGCCGTAGACATGAGGAGCTGCTGGCCAACCACAG TGTGCAGCAGGTGCCGGCAGAGCCCAGTGGGGCACCCTGGACCCCCAAGGCTACCTTTGATGCAGCCACCTCAGACCTGGAGCCACTGCCTCTGCACCTGGTCACCAAACTCAGTCACCTACCAGAGAACCAGGCCAGGCTGGAGACGAAGTTTTGGAAGCTCCAGGCCCAG CCTTTCCAGTCCAATGGGCTCATGACGCTGCTCTTGTTCCTACAGAAGGGACCCAGTGGAGCCTCCCAGGGGAGCACATCAGAGCCACA ggGCCAGGAACCTGCCTCCTGGGCCCAGATCCACCAGAAGCTCCGGGACTTCTCCCGTGGCACCCAG GCAGAGCTGGAATGTGAGCGGGCAAAGCTACTAGTCCGGGCCACGATGGCTGAGGAGCAACTTTCTGAGCTACAGGACTATGTGGACCAGCACTTAGGCAG GTACAAACAAGAGATCCTGAGGCTGAGGAAGCTAATGGGTACAGAGGATGCCTGCAAAGTGGGGGCCACCCCTCCAGTCAAGCCCCAGCACTCCAAGACCCGCAGCCGCTAG
- the CCDC78 gene encoding coiled-coil domain-containing protein 78 isoform X7 has protein sequence MEHAAAPGPRPEPPPWATENVLRQAEDWTTSLKTELPSDLQLSEEQRLQISKELVDLQITTHHLQEQHEAELFELKSEVLRLESRVLELELHGDCAAPAEADLGRRQKLAQGLGHKAQEQAQPEDFLTPKTEQQKLGNSLQGEWQRVLEQHRAQKQALETRVADLGRRLQGAREEARMAGQRLATQAMVLSACQGQLRQAEAENAQLQLQLKKLNQEYAIQLQRCAQAVTVSTTWGWPCAGWEASGPAEPKPGPSALGCFRETPWARPAARPNLLHRGNRGRKCGPNQAPPLSALAPPPPPAPPNLLQESAKRTGQVPEAAALRTFLETTLEDIRAAHRSREQQLARAARAYRKRLADLSRRHEELLANHSVQQVPAEPSGAPWTPKATFDAATSDLEPLPLHLVTKLSHLPENQARLETKFWKLQAQKGPSGASQGSTSEPQYKQEILRLRKLMGTEDACKVGATPPVKPQHSKTRSR, from the exons ATGGAGCATGcggcagccccaggccccaggccggAGCCCCCACCCTGGGCCACTGAGAAT GTTCTGCGGCAGGCCGAGGACTGGACAACCAGCCTCAAGACAGAGCTTCCCTCAGATCTACAACTGAGTGAGGAGCAGCGGCTGCAG ATCTCCAAGGAGTTGGTTGACCTGCAGATCACAACGCATCACTTGCAGGAGCAACACGAGGCTGAACTCTTCGAGCTGAAGAGTGAG GTCCTGCGGCTGGAGAGCCGGGTGCTGGAGCTGGAGCTGCATGGAGATTGTGCAGCCCCGGCAGAGGCTGACCTGGGGCGCCGACAGAAGCTGGCACAGGGGCTTGGGCACAAGGCCCAGGAGCAG GCACAGCCTGAGGACTTTTTGACCCCTAAGACCGAACAACAGAAGCTGGGGAACAGT CTCCAGGGGGAATGGCAGCGAGTGCTGGAGCAGCACAGGGCCCAGAAGCAGGCACTGGAGACCCGCGT GGCAGATCTGGGTCGGCGGCTGCAGGGAGCCCGAGAGGAGGCCAGGATGGCTGGGCAGCGACTGGCCACACAAGCCATG GTATTGTCTGCCTGCCAGGGCCAGCTCCGCCAGGCTGAGGCGGAGAACGCCCAGCTGCAGCTGCAGCTCAAGAAGCTGAACCAAGAGTATGCCATCCAGCTGCAGCGATGTGCCCAAGCCGTGACCGTGAGCACCACCTGGGGGTGGCCCTGTGCTGGGTGGGAGGCTTCGGGTCCCGCGGAGCCCAAGCCTGGCCCGAGTGCGCTGGGCTGCTTCCGGGAGACCCCGTGGGCCCGGCCTGCCGCACGGCCTAATCTGCTCCACAGAGGGAACCGTGGGAGGAAGTGTGGGCCCAACCAGGCCCCGCCCTTGTCagccctggccccacccccacccccagccccgcccaaTCTCCTCCAGGAGTCTGCAAAGCGCACCGGCCAGGTGCCGGAAGCCGCAGCCCTTAGGACGTTCCTGGAGACCACTCTGGAGGACATCCGGGCAGCACACCGCAGCCGTGAACAGCAGTTGGCCCGGGCTGCTCGCGCCTACCGCAAGCGCCTGGCAGATCTGAGCCGTAGACATGAGGAGCTGCTGGCCAACCACAG TGTGCAGCAGGTGCCGGCAGAGCCCAGTGGGGCACCCTGGACCCCCAAGGCTACCTTTGATGCAGCCACCTCAGACCTGGAGCCACTGCCTCTGCACCTGGTCACCAAACTCAGTCACCTACCAGAGAACCAGGCCAGGCTGGAGACGAAGTTTTGGAAGCTCCAGGCCCAG AAGGGACCCAGTGGAGCCTCCCAGGGGAGCACATCAGAGCCACA GTACAAACAAGAGATCCTGAGGCTGAGGAAGCTAATGGGTACAGAGGATGCCTGCAAAGTGGGGGCCACCCCTCCAGTCAAGCCCCAGCACTCCAAGACCCGCAGCCGCTAG
- the CCDC78 gene encoding coiled-coil domain-containing protein 78 isoform X11 → MEHAAAPGPRPEPPPWATENVLRQAEDWTTSLKTELPSDLQLSEEQRLQISKELVDLQITTHHLQEQHEAELFELKSEVLRLESRVLELELHGDCAAPAEADLGRRQKLAQGLGHKAQEQAQPEDFLTPKTEQQKLGNSLQGEWQRVLEQHRAQKQALETRVADLGRRLQGAREEARMAGQRLATQAMVLSACQGQLRQAEAENAQLQLQLKKLNQEYAIQLQRCAQAVTVSTTWGWPCAGWEASGPAEPKPGPSALGCFRETPWARPAARPNLLHRGNRGRKCGPNQAPPLSALAPPPPPAPPNLLQESAKRTGQVPEAAALRTFLETTLEDIRAAHRSREQQLARAARAYRKRLADLSRRHEELLANHRRDPVEPPRGAHQSHRARNLPPGPRSTRSSGTSPVAPRAGM, encoded by the exons ATGGAGCATGcggcagccccaggccccaggccggAGCCCCCACCCTGGGCCACTGAGAAT GTTCTGCGGCAGGCCGAGGACTGGACAACCAGCCTCAAGACAGAGCTTCCCTCAGATCTACAACTGAGTGAGGAGCAGCGGCTGCAG ATCTCCAAGGAGTTGGTTGACCTGCAGATCACAACGCATCACTTGCAGGAGCAACACGAGGCTGAACTCTTCGAGCTGAAGAGTGAG GTCCTGCGGCTGGAGAGCCGGGTGCTGGAGCTGGAGCTGCATGGAGATTGTGCAGCCCCGGCAGAGGCTGACCTGGGGCGCCGACAGAAGCTGGCACAGGGGCTTGGGCACAAGGCCCAGGAGCAG GCACAGCCTGAGGACTTTTTGACCCCTAAGACCGAACAACAGAAGCTGGGGAACAGT CTCCAGGGGGAATGGCAGCGAGTGCTGGAGCAGCACAGGGCCCAGAAGCAGGCACTGGAGACCCGCGT GGCAGATCTGGGTCGGCGGCTGCAGGGAGCCCGAGAGGAGGCCAGGATGGCTGGGCAGCGACTGGCCACACAAGCCATG GTATTGTCTGCCTGCCAGGGCCAGCTCCGCCAGGCTGAGGCGGAGAACGCCCAGCTGCAGCTGCAGCTCAAGAAGCTGAACCAAGAGTATGCCATCCAGCTGCAGCGATGTGCCCAAGCCGTGACCGTGAGCACCACCTGGGGGTGGCCCTGTGCTGGGTGGGAGGCTTCGGGTCCCGCGGAGCCCAAGCCTGGCCCGAGTGCGCTGGGCTGCTTCCGGGAGACCCCGTGGGCCCGGCCTGCCGCACGGCCTAATCTGCTCCACAGAGGGAACCGTGGGAGGAAGTGTGGGCCCAACCAGGCCCCGCCCTTGTCagccctggccccacccccacccccagccccgcccaaTCTCCTCCAGGAGTCTGCAAAGCGCACCGGCCAGGTGCCGGAAGCCGCAGCCCTTAGGACGTTCCTGGAGACCACTCTGGAGGACATCCGGGCAGCACACCGCAGCCGTGAACAGCAGTTGGCCCGGGCTGCTCGCGCCTACCGCAAGCGCCTGGCAGATCTGAGCCGTAGACATGAGGAGCTGCTGGCCAACCACAG AAGGGACCCAGTGGAGCCTCCCAGGGGAGCACATCAGAGCCACA ggGCCAGGAACCTGCCTCCTGGGCCCAGATCCACCAGAAGCTCCGGGACTTCTCCCGTGGCACCCAG AGCTGGAATGTGA
- the CCDC78 gene encoding coiled-coil domain-containing protein 78 isoform X5, with protein sequence MEHAAAPGPRPEPPPWATENVLRQAEDWTTSLKTELPSDLQLSEEQRLQISKELVDLQITTHHLQEQHEAELFELKSEVLRLESRVLELELHGDCAAPAEADLGRRQKLAQGLGHKAQEQAQPEDFLTPKTEQQKLGNSLQGEWQRVLEQHRAQKQALETRVADLGRRLQGAREEARMAGQRLATQAMVLSACQGQLRQAEAENAQLQLQLKKLNQEYAIQLQRCAQAVTVSTTWGWPCAGWEASGPAEPKPGPSALGCFRETPWARPAARPNLLHRGNRGRKCGPNQAPPLSALAPPPPPAPPNLLQESAKRTGQVPEAAALRTFLETTLEDIRAAHRSREQQLARAARAYRKRLADLSRRHEELLANHSVQQVPAEPSGAPWTPKATFDAATSDLEPLPLHLVTKLSHLPENQARLETKFWKLQAQPFQSNGLMTLLLFLQKGPSGASQGSTSEPQGQEPASWAQIHQKLRDFSRGTQAELECERAKLLVRATMAEEQLSELQDYVDQHLGTNKRS encoded by the exons ATGGAGCATGcggcagccccaggccccaggccggAGCCCCCACCCTGGGCCACTGAGAAT GTTCTGCGGCAGGCCGAGGACTGGACAACCAGCCTCAAGACAGAGCTTCCCTCAGATCTACAACTGAGTGAGGAGCAGCGGCTGCAG ATCTCCAAGGAGTTGGTTGACCTGCAGATCACAACGCATCACTTGCAGGAGCAACACGAGGCTGAACTCTTCGAGCTGAAGAGTGAG GTCCTGCGGCTGGAGAGCCGGGTGCTGGAGCTGGAGCTGCATGGAGATTGTGCAGCCCCGGCAGAGGCTGACCTGGGGCGCCGACAGAAGCTGGCACAGGGGCTTGGGCACAAGGCCCAGGAGCAG GCACAGCCTGAGGACTTTTTGACCCCTAAGACCGAACAACAGAAGCTGGGGAACAGT CTCCAGGGGGAATGGCAGCGAGTGCTGGAGCAGCACAGGGCCCAGAAGCAGGCACTGGAGACCCGCGT GGCAGATCTGGGTCGGCGGCTGCAGGGAGCCCGAGAGGAGGCCAGGATGGCTGGGCAGCGACTGGCCACACAAGCCATG GTATTGTCTGCCTGCCAGGGCCAGCTCCGCCAGGCTGAGGCGGAGAACGCCCAGCTGCAGCTGCAGCTCAAGAAGCTGAACCAAGAGTATGCCATCCAGCTGCAGCGATGTGCCCAAGCCGTGACCGTGAGCACCACCTGGGGGTGGCCCTGTGCTGGGTGGGAGGCTTCGGGTCCCGCGGAGCCCAAGCCTGGCCCGAGTGCGCTGGGCTGCTTCCGGGAGACCCCGTGGGCCCGGCCTGCCGCACGGCCTAATCTGCTCCACAGAGGGAACCGTGGGAGGAAGTGTGGGCCCAACCAGGCCCCGCCCTTGTCagccctggccccacccccacccccagccccgcccaaTCTCCTCCAGGAGTCTGCAAAGCGCACCGGCCAGGTGCCGGAAGCCGCAGCCCTTAGGACGTTCCTGGAGACCACTCTGGAGGACATCCGGGCAGCACACCGCAGCCGTGAACAGCAGTTGGCCCGGGCTGCTCGCGCCTACCGCAAGCGCCTGGCAGATCTGAGCCGTAGACATGAGGAGCTGCTGGCCAACCACAG TGTGCAGCAGGTGCCGGCAGAGCCCAGTGGGGCACCCTGGACCCCCAAGGCTACCTTTGATGCAGCCACCTCAGACCTGGAGCCACTGCCTCTGCACCTGGTCACCAAACTCAGTCACCTACCAGAGAACCAGGCCAGGCTGGAGACGAAGTTTTGGAAGCTCCAGGCCCAG CCTTTCCAGTCCAATGGGCTCATGACGCTGCTCTTGTTCCTACAGAAGGGACCCAGTGGAGCCTCCCAGGGGAGCACATCAGAGCCACA ggGCCAGGAACCTGCCTCCTGGGCCCAGATCCACCAGAAGCTCCGGGACTTCTCCCGTGGCACCCAG GCAGAGCTGGAATGTGAGCGGGCAAAGCTACTAGTCCGGGCCACGATGGCTGAGGAGCAACTTTCTGAGCTACAGGACTATGTGGACCAGCACTTAG GTACAAACAAGAGATCCTGA
- the CCDC78 gene encoding coiled-coil domain-containing protein 78 isoform X12 encodes MEHAAAPGPRPEPPPWATENVLRQAEDWTTSLKTELPSDLQLSEEQRLQISKELVDLQITTHHLQEQHEAELFELKSEVLRLESRVLELELHGDCAAPAEADLGRRQKLAQGLGHKAQEQAQPEDFLTPKTEQQKLGNSLQGEWQRVLEQHRAQKQALETRVADLGRRLQGAREEARMAGQRLATQAMVLSACQGQLRQAEAENAQLQLQLKKLNQEYAIQLQRCAQAVTVSTTWGWPCAGWEASGPAEPKPGPSALGCFRETPWARPAARPNLLHRGNRGRKCGPNQAPPLSALAPPPPPAPPNLLQESAKRTGQVPEAAALRTFLETTLEDIRAAHRSREQQLARAARAYRKRLADLSRRHEELLANHRRDPVEPPRGAHQSHSTNKRS; translated from the exons ATGGAGCATGcggcagccccaggccccaggccggAGCCCCCACCCTGGGCCACTGAGAAT GTTCTGCGGCAGGCCGAGGACTGGACAACCAGCCTCAAGACAGAGCTTCCCTCAGATCTACAACTGAGTGAGGAGCAGCGGCTGCAG ATCTCCAAGGAGTTGGTTGACCTGCAGATCACAACGCATCACTTGCAGGAGCAACACGAGGCTGAACTCTTCGAGCTGAAGAGTGAG GTCCTGCGGCTGGAGAGCCGGGTGCTGGAGCTGGAGCTGCATGGAGATTGTGCAGCCCCGGCAGAGGCTGACCTGGGGCGCCGACAGAAGCTGGCACAGGGGCTTGGGCACAAGGCCCAGGAGCAG GCACAGCCTGAGGACTTTTTGACCCCTAAGACCGAACAACAGAAGCTGGGGAACAGT CTCCAGGGGGAATGGCAGCGAGTGCTGGAGCAGCACAGGGCCCAGAAGCAGGCACTGGAGACCCGCGT GGCAGATCTGGGTCGGCGGCTGCAGGGAGCCCGAGAGGAGGCCAGGATGGCTGGGCAGCGACTGGCCACACAAGCCATG GTATTGTCTGCCTGCCAGGGCCAGCTCCGCCAGGCTGAGGCGGAGAACGCCCAGCTGCAGCTGCAGCTCAAGAAGCTGAACCAAGAGTATGCCATCCAGCTGCAGCGATGTGCCCAAGCCGTGACCGTGAGCACCACCTGGGGGTGGCCCTGTGCTGGGTGGGAGGCTTCGGGTCCCGCGGAGCCCAAGCCTGGCCCGAGTGCGCTGGGCTGCTTCCGGGAGACCCCGTGGGCCCGGCCTGCCGCACGGCCTAATCTGCTCCACAGAGGGAACCGTGGGAGGAAGTGTGGGCCCAACCAGGCCCCGCCCTTGTCagccctggccccacccccacccccagccccgcccaaTCTCCTCCAGGAGTCTGCAAAGCGCACCGGCCAGGTGCCGGAAGCCGCAGCCCTTAGGACGTTCCTGGAGACCACTCTGGAGGACATCCGGGCAGCACACCGCAGCCGTGAACAGCAGTTGGCCCGGGCTGCTCGCGCCTACCGCAAGCGCCTGGCAGATCTGAGCCGTAGACATGAGGAGCTGCTGGCCAACCACAG AAGGGACCCAGTGGAGCCTCCCAGGGGAGCACATCAGAGCCACA GTACAAACAAGAGATCCTGA
- the CCDC78 gene encoding coiled-coil domain-containing protein 78 isoform X9, protein MEHAAAPGPRPEPPPWATENVLRQAEDWTTSLKTELPSDLQLSEEQRLQISKELVDLQITTHHLQEQHEAELFELKSEVLRLESRVLELELHGDCAAPAEADLGRRQKLAQGLGHKAQEQAQPEDFLTPKTEQQKLGNSLQGEWQRVLEQHRAQKQALETRVADLGRRLQGAREEARMAGQRLATQAMVLSACQGQLRQAEAENAQLQLQLKKLNQEYAIQLQRCAQAVTVSTTWGWPCAGWEASGPAEPKPGPSALGCFRETPWARPAARPNLLHRGNRGRKCGPNQAPPLSALAPPPPPAPPNLLQESAKRTGQVPEAAALRTFLETTLEDIRAAHRSREQQLARAARAYRKRLADLSRRHEELLANHSVQQVPAEPSGAPWTPKATFDAATSDLEPLPLHLVTKLSHLPENQARLETKFWKLQAQKGPSGASQGSTSEPQ, encoded by the exons ATGGAGCATGcggcagccccaggccccaggccggAGCCCCCACCCTGGGCCACTGAGAAT GTTCTGCGGCAGGCCGAGGACTGGACAACCAGCCTCAAGACAGAGCTTCCCTCAGATCTACAACTGAGTGAGGAGCAGCGGCTGCAG ATCTCCAAGGAGTTGGTTGACCTGCAGATCACAACGCATCACTTGCAGGAGCAACACGAGGCTGAACTCTTCGAGCTGAAGAGTGAG GTCCTGCGGCTGGAGAGCCGGGTGCTGGAGCTGGAGCTGCATGGAGATTGTGCAGCCCCGGCAGAGGCTGACCTGGGGCGCCGACAGAAGCTGGCACAGGGGCTTGGGCACAAGGCCCAGGAGCAG GCACAGCCTGAGGACTTTTTGACCCCTAAGACCGAACAACAGAAGCTGGGGAACAGT CTCCAGGGGGAATGGCAGCGAGTGCTGGAGCAGCACAGGGCCCAGAAGCAGGCACTGGAGACCCGCGT GGCAGATCTGGGTCGGCGGCTGCAGGGAGCCCGAGAGGAGGCCAGGATGGCTGGGCAGCGACTGGCCACACAAGCCATG GTATTGTCTGCCTGCCAGGGCCAGCTCCGCCAGGCTGAGGCGGAGAACGCCCAGCTGCAGCTGCAGCTCAAGAAGCTGAACCAAGAGTATGCCATCCAGCTGCAGCGATGTGCCCAAGCCGTGACCGTGAGCACCACCTGGGGGTGGCCCTGTGCTGGGTGGGAGGCTTCGGGTCCCGCGGAGCCCAAGCCTGGCCCGAGTGCGCTGGGCTGCTTCCGGGAGACCCCGTGGGCCCGGCCTGCCGCACGGCCTAATCTGCTCCACAGAGGGAACCGTGGGAGGAAGTGTGGGCCCAACCAGGCCCCGCCCTTGTCagccctggccccacccccacccccagccccgcccaaTCTCCTCCAGGAGTCTGCAAAGCGCACCGGCCAGGTGCCGGAAGCCGCAGCCCTTAGGACGTTCCTGGAGACCACTCTGGAGGACATCCGGGCAGCACACCGCAGCCGTGAACAGCAGTTGGCCCGGGCTGCTCGCGCCTACCGCAAGCGCCTGGCAGATCTGAGCCGTAGACATGAGGAGCTGCTGGCCAACCACAG TGTGCAGCAGGTGCCGGCAGAGCCCAGTGGGGCACCCTGGACCCCCAAGGCTACCTTTGATGCAGCCACCTCAGACCTGGAGCCACTGCCTCTGCACCTGGTCACCAAACTCAGTCACCTACCAGAGAACCAGGCCAGGCTGGAGACGAAGTTTTGGAAGCTCCAGGCCCAG AAGGGACCCAGTGGAGCCTCCCAGGGGAGCACATCAGAGCCACAGTGA
- the CCDC78 gene encoding coiled-coil domain-containing protein 78 isoform X14, protein MEHAAAPGPRPEPPPWATENVLRQAEDWTTSLKTELPSDLQLSEEQRLQISKELVDLQITTHHLQEQHEAELFELKSEVLRLESRVLELELHGDCAAPAEADLGRRQKLAQGLGHKAQEQAQPEDFLTPKTEQQKLGNSLQGEWQRVLEQHRAQKQALETRVADLGRRLQGAREEARMAGQRLATQAMVLSACQGQLRQAEAENAQLQLQLKKLNQEYAIQLQRCAQAVTESAKRTGQVPEAAALRTFLETTLEDIRAAHRSREQQLARAARAYRKRLADLSRRHEELLANHSVQQVPAEPSGAPWTPKATFDAATSDLEPLPLHLVTKLSHLPENQARLETKFWKLQAQPFQSNGLMTLLLFLQKGPSGASQGSTSEPQGQEPASWAQIHQKLRDFSRGTQAELECERAKLLVRATMAEEQLSELQDYVDQHLGRYKQEILRLRKLMGTEDACKVGATPPVKPQHSKTRSR, encoded by the exons ATGGAGCATGcggcagccccaggccccaggccggAGCCCCCACCCTGGGCCACTGAGAAT GTTCTGCGGCAGGCCGAGGACTGGACAACCAGCCTCAAGACAGAGCTTCCCTCAGATCTACAACTGAGTGAGGAGCAGCGGCTGCAG ATCTCCAAGGAGTTGGTTGACCTGCAGATCACAACGCATCACTTGCAGGAGCAACACGAGGCTGAACTCTTCGAGCTGAAGAGTGAG GTCCTGCGGCTGGAGAGCCGGGTGCTGGAGCTGGAGCTGCATGGAGATTGTGCAGCCCCGGCAGAGGCTGACCTGGGGCGCCGACAGAAGCTGGCACAGGGGCTTGGGCACAAGGCCCAGGAGCAG GCACAGCCTGAGGACTTTTTGACCCCTAAGACCGAACAACAGAAGCTGGGGAACAGT CTCCAGGGGGAATGGCAGCGAGTGCTGGAGCAGCACAGGGCCCAGAAGCAGGCACTGGAGACCCGCGT GGCAGATCTGGGTCGGCGGCTGCAGGGAGCCCGAGAGGAGGCCAGGATGGCTGGGCAGCGACTGGCCACACAAGCCATG GTATTGTCTGCCTGCCAGGGCCAGCTCCGCCAGGCTGAGGCGGAGAACGCCCAGCTGCAGCTGCAGCTCAAGAAGCTGAACCAAGAGTATGCCATCCAGCTGCAGCGATGTGCCCAAGCCGTGACC GAGTCTGCAAAGCGCACCGGCCAGGTGCCGGAAGCCGCAGCCCTTAGGACGTTCCTGGAGACCACTCTGGAGGACATCCGGGCAGCACACCGCAGCCGTGAACAGCAGTTGGCCCGGGCTGCTCGCGCCTACCGCAAGCGCCTGGCAGATCTGAGCCGTAGACATGAGGAGCTGCTGGCCAACCACAG TGTGCAGCAGGTGCCGGCAGAGCCCAGTGGGGCACCCTGGACCCCCAAGGCTACCTTTGATGCAGCCACCTCAGACCTGGAGCCACTGCCTCTGCACCTGGTCACCAAACTCAGTCACCTACCAGAGAACCAGGCCAGGCTGGAGACGAAGTTTTGGAAGCTCCAGGCCCAG CCTTTCCAGTCCAATGGGCTCATGACGCTGCTCTTGTTCCTACAGAAGGGACCCAGTGGAGCCTCCCAGGGGAGCACATCAGAGCCACA ggGCCAGGAACCTGCCTCCTGGGCCCAGATCCACCAGAAGCTCCGGGACTTCTCCCGTGGCACCCAG GCAGAGCTGGAATGTGAGCGGGCAAAGCTACTAGTCCGGGCCACGATGGCTGAGGAGCAACTTTCTGAGCTACAGGACTATGTGGACCAGCACTTAGGCAG GTACAAACAAGAGATCCTGAGGCTGAGGAAGCTAATGGGTACAGAGGATGCCTGCAAAGTGGGGGCCACCCCTCCAGTCAAGCCCCAGCACTCCAAGACCCGCAGCCGCTAG